A genomic window from Halodesulfovibrio sp. MK-HDV includes:
- a CDS encoding holin family protein: MQELVQTYLQQFTSNADLKGTSALLGAALGAVFGGSVPLMSALVALWVLDFVLGFKRAWRLGSLSRHKFRAGLFKIVLYMITILVMGLTEFSLGNLLPIRDLMISYLCVTEALSCIEHLSFFGVPIPQALRDRLKNYRDCLHECQLPQGGSK; this comes from the coding sequence ATGCAGGAACTAGTACAGACGTATCTACAACAATTTACCAGCAACGCAGATTTAAAAGGCACCTCAGCTTTACTCGGTGCTGCGCTTGGTGCTGTGTTTGGTGGTTCCGTCCCGCTCATGTCTGCCCTTGTAGCATTGTGGGTGCTGGATTTTGTTCTTGGATTTAAACGCGCATGGCGACTTGGCAGTCTTTCCAGACACAAATTCAGAGCAGGACTTTTTAAAATTGTGCTCTACATGATCACGATTCTTGTAATGGGGCTTACCGAGTTTTCCCTGGGCAACCTTCTGCCCATACGAGATTTGATGATCTCTTATCTATGCGTCACAGAAGCTCTTTCCTGTATCGAGCATTTATCTTTTTTTGGGGTGCCAATTCCGCAGGCGTTACGCGATCGCTTAAAAAATTACCGCGACTGTTTGCACGAATGCCAGCTGCCACAGGGAGGTTCTAAATGA
- a CDS encoding peptidase M15 has product MRNLTGYRTDHFALYELLPKYQYSVLSKATGWGLFDPRMLWTLDRLQERFGTATMNDWYWNGRNQFRGWRPFDCPVGADLSSHKFGRAGDIIFKKYPAEEVRVHILENPDDEAYQYITCIEMNVSWFHFDTRNHNTANGLLKIYP; this is encoded by the coding sequence ATGAGAAACCTTACAGGCTACAGAACAGACCATTTTGCGTTGTATGAGCTGCTGCCCAAATACCAATATTCCGTACTTTCAAAAGCAACCGGCTGGGGGCTTTTTGATCCGCGCATGTTGTGGACGCTTGATCGCCTGCAGGAGCGTTTCGGCACTGCCACAATGAATGACTGGTACTGGAACGGACGTAACCAGTTTCGTGGATGGCGTCCCTTTGATTGTCCTGTGGGTGCTGATCTTTCCTCCCATAAGTTTGGCCGCGCTGGGGACATAATCTTTAAGAAATATCCAGCTGAAGAAGTCCGCGTTCACATCTTAGAGAATCCTGACGACGAAGCGTACCAGTACATTACCTGCATTGAAATGAATGTGAGCTGGTTTCATTTTGATACCCGCAATCACAACACAGCAAACGGTCTTTTGAAGATCTACCCATAG
- a CDS encoding phage tail tube protein — translation MTQAKGSSAKVVAGFEGAYKAGAGAKGTVMPRVSFSGGASRTLNTSSVVTGSRSPSAPSAGNTDYSGNIVVPVDAQTFLIWLIALFGLPTSTADGDNFKHVFTPNETQPSLWIEKQFPELSSYMLGYGIKASSLALSVTSEGEVTADIGLIGAGENSNSAAAVASPVQLASQQYQNFQATIKMDNVALSDRITEFSLSLDCGLDADSYCVGGGGERGSIAEGVLGISGNITALFTDKTLLQKGADNATVSFAVEYVLGATKLLIELTEAKINRASPAIEGPKGIKESYSFQGFASTPSLDAIRVTVTNDVETYSLT, via the coding sequence ATGACACAGGCAAAAGGAAGTAGCGCCAAGGTTGTTGCCGGATTTGAGGGCGCATACAAGGCAGGTGCAGGCGCAAAGGGAACTGTTATGCCGCGCGTAAGCTTTTCCGGCGGTGCATCGCGCACGTTGAACACATCAAGCGTGGTTACAGGCAGCAGAAGCCCTTCCGCACCGAGTGCCGGCAATACGGATTACTCAGGCAACATTGTTGTGCCGGTGGATGCACAAACCTTTTTGATCTGGCTGATCGCATTGTTCGGCCTGCCTACATCAACAGCTGATGGCGATAATTTCAAACACGTTTTTACTCCCAATGAAACACAGCCTTCCTTGTGGATTGAAAAGCAGTTTCCGGAACTATCTAGCTACATGCTGGGCTACGGCATTAAAGCATCCAGCCTTGCACTTTCTGTAACGTCTGAAGGTGAAGTTACAGCAGATATCGGTCTTATTGGCGCAGGTGAAAACAGTAACTCAGCTGCAGCTGTAGCCAGTCCTGTACAGCTTGCCTCTCAGCAGTACCAGAACTTCCAAGCGACTATCAAAATGGACAACGTGGCGCTTTCTGACCGCATCACAGAATTCTCTCTTAGCTTGGATTGCGGCCTTGATGCTGACTCCTATTGTGTTGGCGGTGGCGGTGAACGCGGCAGCATTGCAGAAGGCGTGCTTGGGATCTCCGGCAACATTACTGCGCTGTTTACAGACAAAACCTTGCTGCAAAAAGGTGCGGACAACGCAACTGTAAGCTTTGCAGTTGAGTACGTTTTAGGTGCAACCAAGCTGCTTATTGAGCTGACAGAAGCCAAGATTAACCGTGCTTCTCCTGCCATTGAAGGCCCCAAGGGTATTAAGGAAAGTTACTCCTTCCAAGGTTTCGCAAGCACTCCTTCGCTTGATGCTATCCGCGTGACCGTAACCAACGATGTTGAAACGTACAGCCTTACATAG
- a CDS encoding DUF1799 domain-containing protein, whose translation MPQCFDAWTLWLEIQTQWRVSFGVRTGLDMAAVKAVAEVLDIELTPPTYRILRGLELHVLQNVKTDEDAA comes from the coding sequence TTGCCCCAGTGCTTTGATGCATGGACGCTATGGCTTGAGATTCAGACACAATGGCGTGTGAGTTTTGGCGTTCGCACTGGACTTGATATGGCAGCAGTTAAGGCCGTGGCCGAAGTGCTGGATATTGAACTTACGCCGCCAACGTACCGCATACTGCGTGGGCTTGAATTGCATGTATTGCAAAACGTAAAAACGGATGAGGACGCAGCATGA
- a CDS encoding phage tail tape measure protein, whose amino-acid sequence MSTVSTRIVISAKDTATGVFRRTGMQVENLKRKVFSLNSAVAGLGLGLGGMEMYQQARDFETALTDMSKVTTRELGLIRTEIMSLPPELGNATELMRGYYQVISSGVTDPAKAMEVLVTSAKSAKAAHTAQDDVVKALTKTMAGFGGEVKNAAEASDLLFSIEKVGQTSFAELVPVVGDLSTLSHALGLNTAELGGALAHVTQTAGSTSQAATQYKAVLMGLYKPTENMQKLLTKMGYASGKALVADKGFVGALRAVKEESEKSGVALGKVFESSEALIGLNALFSNSFETLTSNIAAVEQGVGGSNAAWKRWLTTSQAMEEALKNQLGNTLVDLGTELLPLVKSGMTDLTTWVGQNKTEIKGWGEDVRVVLTSVASGTGDLFGVFHSLPDWMKEASGMGLIGGMLFGPKGAAVLALLGVAVENVQDISEELSLIATGEMSWVEHLTSPYGNSRAKEIIARRGTLEGLKEERSRYVHKRKSSYYTKDQQFYDEKIAEVTKKIDALKIKLEAQRLELASRQFANSAPPVKSTTKTAAGGKDTPKGTKANPLNVTIAGADTLWSKLKIDKNSSYAYDLNNMDSYYSDRDEAMDRAFELAAKRQARAMAKAHKSAAKDAEKAWQESTGSMQKASETVASNVGDAMGEMASGAEVNFENMANAIIRSLMRIYVTQPLIDGLGGIFDSFSKSFIGGNNVGGTAGSSTGTGGGYNMGNGVVSGLHTGGLVGQSATFTRSVPTSLFSGADRYHSGGTILRPGEVPIIAEVGERVLTREQNAGYERMRNTPSAAPQININITNEDGIKSEVTNEESFFDGERWVCDMWMRGYKNNTNGMRDNLGGKR is encoded by the coding sequence ATGAGCACCGTAAGTACTCGCATTGTAATCTCCGCTAAAGATACCGCTACTGGTGTGTTCCGCAGAACGGGCATGCAGGTGGAAAATTTAAAGCGTAAAGTATTCAGCCTTAATTCTGCAGTTGCAGGGTTGGGGCTTGGGCTTGGTGGTATGGAGATGTACCAGCAGGCACGGGACTTTGAAACAGCGCTTACGGATATGAGCAAGGTTACCACTCGCGAACTTGGCTTAATCCGCACAGAGATTATGAGTTTGCCTCCAGAGCTTGGTAATGCAACCGAACTTATGCGCGGGTACTATCAGGTGATTTCCTCCGGTGTGACAGACCCTGCCAAGGCTATGGAAGTGCTGGTTACTTCTGCAAAATCTGCCAAGGCAGCCCATACCGCGCAGGATGATGTTGTAAAAGCGCTGACCAAAACAATGGCGGGCTTTGGCGGCGAAGTTAAAAACGCAGCCGAGGCCAGTGATCTGCTGTTCTCCATTGAGAAGGTAGGTCAAACCAGTTTTGCAGAGCTGGTTCCGGTTGTTGGTGATCTTTCCACGCTTTCTCATGCGTTGGGATTGAATACGGCAGAGCTTGGTGGCGCACTTGCCCACGTAACACAGACAGCTGGCAGCACGTCGCAGGCGGCGACGCAGTACAAAGCTGTGCTTATGGGCTTGTACAAGCCGACTGAGAACATGCAAAAGCTGCTCACTAAAATGGGTTATGCATCCGGCAAGGCGCTTGTTGCAGATAAAGGTTTTGTGGGTGCCCTGCGTGCCGTTAAAGAAGAATCTGAAAAGTCCGGCGTTGCCCTGGGCAAAGTGTTTGAAAGTTCCGAAGCGCTTATTGGACTGAATGCTTTGTTCTCCAATTCCTTTGAGACGCTGACTAGTAATATTGCCGCTGTTGAGCAAGGCGTTGGCGGCAGTAACGCAGCTTGGAAGCGCTGGCTCACCACTTCTCAGGCAATGGAAGAAGCCCTCAAAAATCAACTGGGAAACACTCTTGTTGATTTGGGCACTGAGCTGCTGCCGCTTGTTAAAAGTGGGATGACAGATCTTACAACGTGGGTCGGCCAGAACAAGACAGAGATTAAAGGCTGGGGTGAAGATGTTCGGGTGGTACTGACCTCTGTAGCTAGTGGGACGGGAGACCTGTTTGGTGTCTTTCACTCTCTTCCAGATTGGATGAAAGAAGCCTCCGGCATGGGACTGATTGGCGGTATGTTGTTTGGGCCGAAAGGTGCTGCTGTTTTGGCGTTACTTGGTGTGGCAGTAGAAAACGTTCAGGACATTTCTGAAGAGCTCTCTTTGATTGCTACTGGGGAGATGAGCTGGGTTGAACATCTCACCAGTCCCTATGGCAACAGCAGAGCCAAAGAAATTATAGCGCGGCGCGGAACACTTGAAGGATTAAAGGAAGAGCGTTCGCGTTATGTGCACAAGCGTAAAAGTTCCTACTACACGAAAGATCAACAATTTTATGATGAGAAAATTGCTGAGGTTACAAAGAAGATCGATGCCCTGAAGATCAAGTTGGAAGCCCAGCGCTTAGAGCTTGCCTCGCGTCAATTTGCGAACAGTGCTCCGCCAGTTAAGTCCACAACTAAAACAGCAGCCGGCGGAAAAGATACTCCCAAAGGTACAAAGGCTAATCCTCTTAACGTGACTATTGCCGGCGCAGATACACTTTGGTCAAAACTCAAAATAGATAAAAATTCTTCCTACGCCTACGACCTGAACAACATGGACTCCTATTATTCAGATCGTGATGAAGCCATGGACAGAGCTTTTGAGCTGGCGGCAAAACGTCAAGCCAGAGCCATGGCCAAAGCACACAAGAGCGCCGCAAAGGATGCTGAAAAAGCCTGGCAGGAAAGCACGGGCTCCATGCAAAAGGCCAGCGAAACTGTAGCCAGTAACGTTGGTGATGCAATGGGAGAAATGGCAAGCGGCGCAGAAGTAAACTTTGAGAACATGGCCAACGCGATCATTCGCTCCTTAATGCGCATCTATGTTACTCAGCCATTAATTGATGGTTTGGGCGGCATCTTTGATTCGTTCTCCAAATCATTTATTGGCGGCAACAATGTTGGCGGCACTGCTGGTTCTTCTACCGGAACAGGCGGCGGTTACAACATGGGTAACGGCGTTGTTTCCGGTCTTCACACTGGCGGCCTTGTTGGCCAGTCCGCAACATTTACTCGCAGCGTTCCGACTTCTCTTTTCTCCGGAGCCGATCGCTACCATTCCGGCGGCACTATCCTGCGCCCGGGTGAAGTTCCGATTATTGCAGAAGTTGGCGAACGGGTTCTTACCCGCGAACAAAACGCGGGCTACGAGCGTATGCGTAATACCCCATCTGCAGCGCCACAAATTAACATCAACATTACCAATGAGGATGGCATAAAATCCGAAGTAACCAACGAAGAGTCATTCTTTGATGGTGAACGCTGGGTGTGTGACATGTGGATGCGTGGCTACAAAAACAACACCAACGGTATGCGTGATAATTTGGGAGGCAAAAGATAG
- a CDS encoding NlpC/P60 family protein, which produces MDNALRALCNGRYVPEGRGELDAHGVHQFDCWGFVMAIFAHFGVEVPDYTEHPDNFDLVTKRYEAACVSPLWARINTPQVPCLVAMATIRPDVCNHFGVFLGNGVFVHVQKTSGIHTDRLDAAPWPRYFHSFWRYVG; this is translated from the coding sequence ATGGATAATGCTCTGCGTGCGCTCTGCAACGGTCGCTATGTTCCAGAAGGGCGCGGCGAACTGGATGCACATGGCGTTCACCAGTTTGATTGCTGGGGCTTTGTGATGGCGATCTTTGCACACTTTGGCGTGGAGGTTCCAGATTACACAGAGCATCCGGACAACTTCGATCTTGTAACTAAGCGTTACGAGGCGGCTTGTGTGTCTCCATTATGGGCGCGCATTAATACTCCGCAGGTGCCGTGCCTTGTGGCAATGGCCACCATTCGACCGGATGTGTGCAATCACTTTGGCGTGTTCCTTGGCAACGGTGTGTTTGTGCATGTGCAGAAGACTAGCGGCATACACACTGATCGCCTCGATGCTGCACCGTGGCCGCGATACTTTCACAGCTTCTGGAGGTACGTGGGATGA